From a region of the Pongo abelii isolate AG06213 chromosome 9, NHGRI_mPonAbe1-v2.0_pri, whole genome shotgun sequence genome:
- the TIRAP gene encoding toll/interleukin-1 receptor domain-containing adapter protein isoform X2: MQKPGWPGLRLQWTHGLPRPASPAAGSCPRVSRVWTGPGGVGGAVRRAALPESGACALLFPAEPGQSAQPASRLGPRADWFRQTLLKKPKKRPNSPESASSDASQPTSQDSPLPPSLSSVTSPSLPPTHASDSSSSRWSKDYDVCVCHSEEDLVAAQDLVSYLEDSTASLRCFLQLRDATPGGAIVSELCQALSSSHCRVLLITPGFLQDPWCKYQMLQALTEAPGAEGCTIPLLSGLSRAAYPPELRFMYYVDGRGPDGGFRQVKEAVMRYLQTLS; this comes from the exons ATGCAGAAGCCAGGCTGGCCGGGGCTCCGGCTGCAGTGGACACACGGGCTGCCCCGTCCCGCGTCTCCCGCAGCCGGATCGTGCCCGAGAGTCTCCCGGGTCTGGACTGGGCCGGGCGGAGTGGGAGGGGCGGTGCGGCGGGCGGCGCTTCCGGAGAGCGGGGCCTGCGCGCTGCTCTTCCCCGCGGAGCCCGGGCAGTCCGCGCAGCCCGCATCGCGACTGGGCCCGCGCGCAG ACTGGTTCAGGCAGACCCTGCTGAAGAAGCCCAAGAAGAGGCCCAACTCCCCAGAAAGCGCCTCCAGTGATGCTTCACAGCCTACCTCACAGGACAGCCCGCTACCCCCAAGCCTCAGCTCAGTCACGTCTCCCAGCCTGCCACCCACACACGCGAGTGACAGCAGCAGTAGTCGCTGGAGCAAAGACTATGACGTCTGCGTGTGCCACAGTGAGGAAGACCTGGTGGCCGCCCAGGACCTGGTCTCCTACTTGGAAGACAGTACTGCCAGCCTGCGCTGCTTCCTGCAACTCCGGGATGCGACCCCAGGTGGCGCTATCGTGTCTgagctgtgccaggcactgagcagTAGTCACTGCCGGGTGCTGCTCATCACGCCAGGCTTCCTTCAGGACCCCTGGTGCAAGTACCAGATGCTGCAGGCCCTGACCGAGGCCCCAGGGGCCGAGGGCTGCACCATCCCCCTGCTGTCGGGCCTCAGCAGAGCTGCCTACCCACCTGAGCTCCGATTCATGTACTACGTTGATGGCAGGGGCCCTGATGGTGGCTTTCGTCAAGTCAAAGAAGCTGTCATGCGTT ATCTGCAGACACTCAGCTGA
- the TIRAP gene encoding toll/interleukin-1 receptor domain-containing adapter protein isoform X4, which translates to MASSTSLPAPGSRPKKPLGKMADWFRQTLLKKPKKRPNSPESASSDASQPTSQDSPLPPSLSSVTSPSLPPTHASDSSSSRWSKDYDVCVCHSEEDLVAAQDLVSYLEDSTASLRCFLQLRDATPGGAIVSELCQALSSSHCRVLLITPGFLQDPWCKYQMLQALTEAPGAEGCTIPLLSGLSRAAYPPELRFMYYVDGRGPDGGFRQVKEAVMRYLQTLS; encoded by the exons ATGGCATCATCGACCTCCCTCCCAGCTCCTGGCTCTCGGCCTAAGAAGCCTCTAGGCAAGATGGCTG ACTGGTTCAGGCAGACCCTGCTGAAGAAGCCCAAGAAGAGGCCCAACTCCCCAGAAAGCGCCTCCAGTGATGCTTCACAGCCTACCTCACAGGACAGCCCGCTACCCCCAAGCCTCAGCTCAGTCACGTCTCCCAGCCTGCCACCCACACACGCGAGTGACAGCAGCAGTAGTCGCTGGAGCAAAGACTATGACGTCTGCGTGTGCCACAGTGAGGAAGACCTGGTGGCCGCCCAGGACCTGGTCTCCTACTTGGAAGACAGTACTGCCAGCCTGCGCTGCTTCCTGCAACTCCGGGATGCGACCCCAGGTGGCGCTATCGTGTCTgagctgtgccaggcactgagcagTAGTCACTGCCGGGTGCTGCTCATCACGCCAGGCTTCCTTCAGGACCCCTGGTGCAAGTACCAGATGCTGCAGGCCCTGACCGAGGCCCCAGGGGCCGAGGGCTGCACCATCCCCCTGCTGTCGGGCCTCAGCAGAGCTGCCTACCCACCTGAGCTCCGATTCATGTACTACGTTGATGGCAGGGGCCCTGATGGTGGCTTTCGTCAAGTCAAAGAAGCTGTCATGCGTT ATCTGCAGACACTCAGCTGA
- the TIRAP gene encoding toll/interleukin-1 receptor domain-containing adapter protein isoform X3: MASSTSLPAPGSRPKKPLGKMADWFRQTLLKKPKKRPNSPESASSDASQPTSQDSPLPPSLSSVTSPSLPPTHASDSSSSRWSKDYDVCVCHSEEDLVAAQDLVSYLEDSTASLRCFLQLRDATPGGAIVSELCQALSSSHCRVLLITPGFLQDPWCKYQMLQALTEAPGAEGCTIPLLSGLSRAAYPPELRFMYYVDGRGPDGGFRQVKEAVMRCKLLQEGEGERDSATVSDLL; the protein is encoded by the exons ATGGCATCATCGACCTCCCTCCCAGCTCCTGGCTCTCGGCCTAAGAAGCCTCTAGGCAAGATGGCTG ACTGGTTCAGGCAGACCCTGCTGAAGAAGCCCAAGAAGAGGCCCAACTCCCCAGAAAGCGCCTCCAGTGATGCTTCACAGCCTACCTCACAGGACAGCCCGCTACCCCCAAGCCTCAGCTCAGTCACGTCTCCCAGCCTGCCACCCACACACGCGAGTGACAGCAGCAGTAGTCGCTGGAGCAAAGACTATGACGTCTGCGTGTGCCACAGTGAGGAAGACCTGGTGGCCGCCCAGGACCTGGTCTCCTACTTGGAAGACAGTACTGCCAGCCTGCGCTGCTTCCTGCAACTCCGGGATGCGACCCCAGGTGGCGCTATCGTGTCTgagctgtgccaggcactgagcagTAGTCACTGCCGGGTGCTGCTCATCACGCCAGGCTTCCTTCAGGACCCCTGGTGCAAGTACCAGATGCTGCAGGCCCTGACCGAGGCCCCAGGGGCCGAGGGCTGCACCATCCCCCTGCTGTCGGGCCTCAGCAGAGCTGCCTACCCACCTGAGCTCCGATTCATGTACTACGTTGATGGCAGGGGCCCTGATGGTGGCTTTCGTCAAGTCAAAGAAGCTGTCATGCGTTGTAAGCTACTacaggagggagaaggggaacGGGATTCAGCTACAGTATCTGATCTACTTTGA
- the TIRAP gene encoding toll/interleukin-1 receptor domain-containing adapter protein isoform X1, translated as MQKPGWPGLRLQWTHGLPRPASPAAGSCPRVSRVWTGPGGVGGAVRRAALPESGACALLFPAEPGQSAQPASRLGPRADWFRQTLLKKPKKRPNSPESASSDASQPTSQDSPLPPSLSSVTSPSLPPTHASDSSSSRWSKDYDVCVCHSEEDLVAAQDLVSYLEDSTASLRCFLQLRDATPGGAIVSELCQALSSSHCRVLLITPGFLQDPWCKYQMLQALTEAPGAEGCTIPLLSGLSRAAYPPELRFMYYVDGRGPDGGFRQVKEAVMRCKLLQEGEGERDSATVSDLL; from the exons ATGCAGAAGCCAGGCTGGCCGGGGCTCCGGCTGCAGTGGACACACGGGCTGCCCCGTCCCGCGTCTCCCGCAGCCGGATCGTGCCCGAGAGTCTCCCGGGTCTGGACTGGGCCGGGCGGAGTGGGAGGGGCGGTGCGGCGGGCGGCGCTTCCGGAGAGCGGGGCCTGCGCGCTGCTCTTCCCCGCGGAGCCCGGGCAGTCCGCGCAGCCCGCATCGCGACTGGGCCCGCGCGCAG ACTGGTTCAGGCAGACCCTGCTGAAGAAGCCCAAGAAGAGGCCCAACTCCCCAGAAAGCGCCTCCAGTGATGCTTCACAGCCTACCTCACAGGACAGCCCGCTACCCCCAAGCCTCAGCTCAGTCACGTCTCCCAGCCTGCCACCCACACACGCGAGTGACAGCAGCAGTAGTCGCTGGAGCAAAGACTATGACGTCTGCGTGTGCCACAGTGAGGAAGACCTGGTGGCCGCCCAGGACCTGGTCTCCTACTTGGAAGACAGTACTGCCAGCCTGCGCTGCTTCCTGCAACTCCGGGATGCGACCCCAGGTGGCGCTATCGTGTCTgagctgtgccaggcactgagcagTAGTCACTGCCGGGTGCTGCTCATCACGCCAGGCTTCCTTCAGGACCCCTGGTGCAAGTACCAGATGCTGCAGGCCCTGACCGAGGCCCCAGGGGCCGAGGGCTGCACCATCCCCCTGCTGTCGGGCCTCAGCAGAGCTGCCTACCCACCTGAGCTCCGATTCATGTACTACGTTGATGGCAGGGGCCCTGATGGTGGCTTTCGTCAAGTCAAAGAAGCTGTCATGCGTTGTAAGCTACTacaggagggagaaggggaacGGGATTCAGCTACAGTATCTGATCTACTTTGA